One Sparus aurata chromosome 5, fSpaAur1.1, whole genome shotgun sequence genomic window carries:
- the LOC115581674 gene encoding natterin-3-like yields MISNGFAHILSSATSSRFGLQQPGLDGVEGTGAFEEVEEHDADSDVGSIQGGVGFLQQMKLSVLLLLVLLPLSSATPLDLRDNTEQRNVSELTVDGSMLIDRPLRTDETLSQRRQDQSFTPSSSILEWVIWNNSLPNDAVSVYNGYAGRLEYVCKYQCEAGFYSPSEGPYCHYAKSNQEYLSSPFQILVNKDNFEILEWKDGSYGSVPKNSVRTCPGEDIYVGQNKYGLGKVSTQDKCFYLPLKGSEYWYRDYQVLTINENIVSQKIYDVKYITDECKTYKYPPEIMRKTGISNYECSPVTKTDTLTQTYEEQQKWDISFSISVRVSTSIEAGIPLFVEGRFEISTEVAFQYSKGNTVTKTTTDTVTVAITAPPNHSCTATMKRLKYKLNIPFTASLSRTYGNGEIHTTSITGTYDSVQTAEVQTVLDRCEVLNNSKPCT; encoded by the exons ATGATTTCCAACGGTTTTGCCCACATCTTGTCCTCCGCCACCTCGTCCAGG TTTGGCCTTCAGCAgcctgggctggatggtgttgAAGGCACTGGAGCCTTCGAAGAAGTCGAAGAACATGATGCAGACAGCGATGTTGGTTCTATCCAGGGAGGAGTAGGCTTCCTGCAGCAG ATGAAGCtgtctgtgttgttgctgctggtcctgctgcCTCTGTCCTCAGCCACGCCTCTGGACCTCAGAGACAACACCGAGCagagaaatg TCTCTGAGTTGACTGTCGATGGATCGATGCTCATCGATCGACCTCTTCGGACTGATGAGACGTTAAGCCAGAGGAGGCAGGATCAGTCTTTTACTCCATCTAGCTCTATCCTGGAGTGGGTGATCTGGAACAACTCTCTCCCTAATGATGCTGTTTCAGTTTACAATGGATATGCTGGTCGTCTTGAGTATGTCTGCAAATACCAGTGTGAGGCTGGCTTTTATAGTCCTAGTGAGGGTCCTTATTGTCACTATGCAAAATCAAATCAAGAATATCTTAGTTCCCCATTTCAGATCCTGGTAAACAAAGACAACTTTGAGATCCTGGAGTGGAAGGACGGTTCATATGGTTCAGTTCCCAAGAATTCAGTCCGAACCTGCCCTGGGGAGGACATATATGTAGGGCAGAACAAATACGGACTTGGGAAGGTGTCTACTCAGGATAAGTGCTTTTACCTACCTTTGAAAGGTTCTGAATATTGGTATAGGGACTACCAGGTCCTGACCATCAATGAGAATATAGTGAGCCAGAAGATCTACGATGTCAAGTACATCACTGATGAGTGTAAAACCTATAAGTATCCTCCAGAGATCATGCGTAAAACAGGCATCAGCAACTATGAATGCAGTCCAGTGACTAAAACAGATACTCTCACACAGACATATGAGGAGCAGCAAAAGTGGGACATTTCCTTTTCTATCAGTGTGCGTGTTAGTACGAGCATCGAAGCCGGCATCCCTCTCTTTGTTGAGGGACGTTTCGAGATCAGCACTGAGGTGGCTTTCCAGTACTCTAAGGGGAACACCGTGACAAAGACTACCACTGACACTGTTACTGTGGCGATCACAGCCCCGCCAAACCACTCCTGCACTGCTACTATGAAGCGCCTAAAGTACAAACTTAACATCCCGTTCACAGCAAGCCTCAGCCGCACCTACGGTAACGGGGAGATCCACACGACATCTATCACAGGAACATATGACAGCGTTcagacagcagaggtccagaCTGTGTTGGACCGATGTGAAGTTCTCAACAACTCCAAGCCTTGCACATGA
- the LOC115581675 gene encoding natterin-3-like, translated as MKPLHYKSLKETGGVSVDGHWDVSELTSDGSVLTDRPLLTVARLRQRRQVQSFTTLSNNSSNLEWVTWNNSLPNDAVAIYNGYVGRTDYVCKYQCQAGFYNPSEGPYCHYAKPNKEYLGSPFEILVNKDNFEILEWKDGSHGSVPQNSVRTCPGVNIYVGQNKYGLGEVSTQNKCFYLPWKGSEYWYRDYQVLTINENIVSQKIYDVKYITDESKTFQYPPETLRKTIISNNECSPVTKTDTLTQTYEAQQRWDLTFSISVGVSTSFEAGIPLITEDGVTFSSEVAFQYSQGNTRTETNTDTVTVEITAPPNHSCTSTMKRLKYKLNIPFTALFSRTYGNGEIHTTSITGTYDSVQTAEIQALMDRCEVLNISKPCT; from the exons ATGAAGCCGCTACACTATAAAAGCCTGAAGGAGACTGGAGGTGTATCAGTTGATGGACACTGGGATG tcTCTGAGTTGACCTCCGATGGATCAGTGCTCACAGATCGCCCTCTTCTGACTGTTGCAAGGTTGAGGCAGAGGAGGCAGGTTCAGTCTTTTACAACTCTGTCTAACAATAGCTCTAACCTGGAGTGGGTGACCTGGAACAACTCTCTCCCTAATGATGCTGTTGCAATTTACAATGGATATGTTGGTCGTACTGATTATGTCTGCAAATACCAGTGTCAGGCTGGCTTTTATAATCCTAGTGAGGGTCCTTACTGTCACTATGCCAAACCAAATAAAGAATATCTTGGTTCCCCATTTGAGATCCTGGTAAACAAAGACAACTTTGAGATCCTGGAGTGGAAGGACGGTTCACACGGTTCAGTTCCCCAGAATTCAGTCCGAACCTGCCCTGGGGTGAACATATATGTTGGGCAGAACAAATACGGACTTGGGGAAGTGTCTACTCAGAATAAGTGCTTTTACCTACCCTGGAAAGGTTCTGAATATTGGTATAGGGACTACCAGGTCCTAACCATCAATGAGAATATAGTTAGCCAGAAGATCTACGATGTCAAGTACATCACTGATGAGTCTAAAACTTTTCAGTATCCTCCAGAGACCCTGCGTAAAACAATCATCAGCAACAACGAATGCAGCCCAGTGACTAAAACAGATACCCTCACACAGACATATGAGGCACAGCAAAGGTGGGACCTTACCTTTTCTATCAGTGTGGGTGTTAGTACGAGCTTCGAAGCCGGCATCCCTCTCATCACTGAGGATGGTGTCACGTTCAGCTCTGAGGTGGCTTTCCAGTACTCTCAGGGGAACACCCGGACAGAAACTAACACCGACACTGTTACTGTGGAGATCACAGCGCCGCCAAACCACTCCTGCACTTCTACTATGAAGCGACTTAAGTACAAACTTAACATCCCGTTCACAGCTCTCTTCAGCCGCACCTACGGTAATGGGGAGATCCACACGACATCTATCACAGGAACATATGACAGCGTTCAGACAGCAGAGATTCAGGCTCTAATGGACCGATGTGAAGTTCTCAACATCTCCAAGCCTTGCACATGA